A single Micromonospora luteifusca DNA region contains:
- a CDS encoding endonuclease V, with translation MLSGSWEGLTEDQAVVVQEELRPLVDLVGPGPSAPATVAGLDVAYSPGGDLLAAAVTVLDARTLTVVDSAVGVGRPAFGYVPGLFAFRELPALLTALDRLRTVPDLLVCDGHGLAHPRRFGLACHLGVVTGLPAIGVGKTPLVGTWDPPPGERGAWSPLRDGGDVVGRVLRTRDGVKPVFVSVGHRMSLANATAQVLALTPRFRLPETTRTADRLCRDALSRTEHPD, from the coding sequence ATGTTGAGTGGATCATGGGAAGGCTTGACGGAAGATCAGGCGGTGGTCGTACAGGAGGAGTTGCGGCCGCTGGTCGACCTGGTTGGGCCGGGGCCGAGCGCGCCTGCGACGGTGGCCGGCCTGGACGTCGCGTACTCCCCGGGGGGTGACCTTCTGGCGGCGGCCGTGACGGTGCTGGATGCCCGGACCTTGACGGTGGTGGACTCCGCGGTCGGTGTGGGACGGCCCGCGTTCGGCTATGTGCCGGGGTTGTTCGCCTTCCGTGAGTTGCCCGCGCTGCTCACCGCATTGGACCGCCTGAGGACTGTCCCGGACCTGCTGGTGTGCGACGGGCACGGGCTGGCGCATCCGCGTCGGTTCGGGCTTGCCTGCCACCTCGGTGTGGTTACCGGGTTGCCCGCGATCGGGGTGGGGAAGACCCCGCTGGTCGGTACGTGGGATCCACCGCCCGGCGAGCGGGGTGCGTGGTCGCCGTTGCGCGACGGCGGTGACGTCGTCGGCCGGGTGCTGCGGACGCGGGACGGGGTGAAGCCCGTCTTCGTCAGCGTCGGCCATCGGATGAGTCTGGCGAACGCGACCGCGCAGGTGCTCGCGCTCACCCCGCGGTTCCGGCTGCCGGAGACCACCCGCACCGCCGACCGACTCTGCCGCGACGCCCTCTCCCGCACGGAACACCCCGACTGA
- a CDS encoding Trm112 family protein — MALDPQLLEILACPDTHHAPLTYDAEAQTLTCTECGRIFEVRDDVPVLLLDEARGGPGQSS, encoded by the coding sequence ATGGCCCTGGATCCGCAGTTGCTCGAGATTCTCGCCTGCCCGGACACGCACCACGCCCCGCTCACCTACGACGCCGAGGCGCAGACGTTGACCTGCACGGAGTGCGGCCGGATCTTCGAGGTCCGCGACGACGTGCCGGTGCTGCTGCTCGACGAGGCGCGCGGCGGCCCCGGGCAGTCCTCATGA
- a CDS encoding cation diffusion facilitator family transporter — MSANGGTKAIVAALLANIGIAVTKFIAFLLSGSSSMLAEAVHSVADSGNQGLLLLGGKRAKRAATPEHPFGYGRERYIYAFIVSIVLFSIGGLFALYEAYHKWSHKGGIESWHWLPVAVLVAAIIMESFSFRTAIKESNHIRGNQSWVRFIRRAKAPELPVVLLEDFGALVGLVFALFGVGMTLITGNGRWDAAGTAMIGLLLVTIAIVLAIETKSLLLGEGAEASDLAAIERAVTDGPEVERIIHMKTLYLGPEELMVAAKIAVPEWESAHDLARGINAVEARIRAAVPIARVIYLEPDVYSVAAAEAGTGAAADTAVPQPQDASGETARRPGG; from the coding sequence ATGAGCGCCAACGGTGGGACGAAGGCGATCGTCGCCGCCCTGCTGGCCAACATCGGCATCGCCGTCACCAAGTTCATTGCGTTCCTGCTCTCCGGTTCCTCGTCGATGCTGGCCGAGGCGGTCCACTCGGTCGCCGACTCCGGCAACCAGGGCCTGTTGCTGCTCGGCGGCAAGCGGGCGAAGCGCGCGGCGACACCGGAGCACCCCTTCGGGTACGGCCGGGAGCGCTACATCTACGCGTTCATCGTGTCCATCGTGCTGTTCAGCATCGGTGGCCTGTTCGCGCTCTACGAGGCGTACCACAAGTGGTCGCACAAGGGCGGCATCGAGTCCTGGCACTGGTTGCCGGTGGCCGTGCTGGTGGCGGCGATCATCATGGAGTCGTTCTCCTTCCGGACCGCCATCAAGGAGTCCAACCACATCCGGGGCAACCAGTCCTGGGTGCGCTTCATCCGGCGCGCCAAGGCGCCTGAGCTGCCGGTGGTGCTTCTGGAGGACTTCGGCGCCCTGGTCGGTCTGGTGTTCGCCCTGTTTGGTGTCGGCATGACGCTGATCACCGGCAACGGTCGATGGGACGCCGCCGGCACCGCGATGATCGGCCTGCTGCTGGTGACCATCGCGATCGTGCTGGCCATCGAGACGAAGAGTCTGCTGCTCGGTGAGGGCGCCGAGGCGTCCGACCTGGCCGCCATCGAGCGGGCCGTCACCGACGGCCCCGAGGTGGAGCGGATCATCCACATGAAGACGCTCTACCTGGGCCCGGAAGAGCTGATGGTGGCCGCGAAGATCGCCGTGCCGGAATGGGAGAGCGCTCACGACCTGGCTCGCGGCATCAACGCGGTGGAGGCGCGGATCCGCGCCGCGGTGCCGATCGCCCGGGTGATCTACCTTGAGCCGGACGTCTACAGCGTCGCTGCCGCCGAGGCCGGCACCGGCGCCGCCGCCGACACCGCCGTGCCGCAGCCGCAGGATGCGTCGGGCGAGACGGCCCGGCGGCCCGGGGGCTGA
- the efeB gene encoding iron uptake transporter deferrochelatase/peroxidase subunit encodes MSGSRLTRRRAITLAGAGVAGVAGVAAGAGALVNGSRGPAAASDHPSGAVPFHGEHQAGIVTPAQDRLHFVAFDVITKDRSRLVGLLEEWTAAAARMTAGRDAGLLGAVGGMPEAPPDDTGEALGLPPSQLTLTIGFGPTLFRDADGRDRFGIADRRPAALAELPKFPGDALQPQLSGGDLCVQACANDPQVAVHAIRNLARLGMGVVSVRWSQLGFGRTSSTSRDQATARNLFGFKDGTANLKAEDTALLRDQLWVQPGDGPDWMTGGSYLVTRKIRMLVETWDRTSLAEQEEIVGRTKGSGAPLGRTNEFDEPDFAARGADGKPLIAEHAHVTLAHPSRNGGAQLLRRGYNFVDGSDGLGRLDAGLFFIAYQRDPRRQFVPIQTQLARHDVMNEYLRHVSSGVFACPPGVPDGGDHWGRALFG; translated from the coding sequence ATGAGCGGGAGCAGGTTGACCCGCCGGCGGGCGATCACGCTCGCCGGCGCCGGGGTGGCCGGGGTCGCCGGAGTGGCGGCCGGTGCGGGCGCGTTGGTGAACGGCTCCCGTGGCCCGGCCGCGGCGAGTGACCACCCGTCCGGGGCGGTGCCGTTCCACGGTGAACACCAGGCCGGCATCGTCACCCCGGCGCAGGACCGCCTGCACTTCGTCGCCTTCGACGTGATCACCAAGGACCGGTCCCGGCTGGTCGGGCTGCTCGAGGAGTGGACGGCCGCCGCCGCCCGGATGACCGCGGGGCGGGACGCCGGGCTGCTCGGCGCGGTCGGCGGGATGCCGGAGGCCCCACCGGACGACACCGGCGAGGCGCTCGGCCTGCCTCCGTCGCAGCTCACCCTGACGATCGGCTTCGGCCCGACGTTGTTCCGCGACGCCGACGGCAGGGACCGCTTCGGCATCGCCGACCGGCGACCCGCCGCCCTCGCCGAGCTGCCGAAGTTCCCCGGCGACGCCCTGCAGCCGCAGCTCTCCGGCGGCGACCTCTGTGTGCAGGCGTGTGCCAACGATCCGCAGGTCGCGGTCCACGCGATCCGTAACCTGGCCCGGCTCGGCATGGGCGTGGTGAGCGTCCGCTGGTCGCAGCTCGGCTTCGGCCGCACCTCGTCGACCTCCCGCGACCAGGCCACCGCGCGCAACCTCTTCGGGTTCAAGGACGGTACGGCCAACCTCAAGGCCGAGGACACCGCGCTGCTGCGTGACCAGTTGTGGGTGCAGCCAGGAGATGGGCCCGATTGGATGACGGGCGGCTCGTACCTGGTCACCCGCAAGATCCGGATGCTCGTGGAGACCTGGGACAGGACGTCGCTGGCCGAGCAGGAGGAGATCGTCGGCCGGACCAAGGGCAGCGGTGCCCCGCTTGGTCGGACCAACGAGTTCGACGAGCCGGACTTCGCGGCGCGCGGCGCGGACGGCAAGCCGCTGATCGCCGAGCACGCCCACGTGACGCTGGCCCACCCGAGTCGCAACGGCGGCGCCCAGTTGTTGCGTCGGGGTTACAACTTCGTGGATGGCTCGGACGGCCTCGGACGGCTCGACGCGGGCCTTTTCTTCATCGCCTACCAGCGCGATCCGCGCCGCCAGTTCGTGCCGATCCAGACCCAGTTGGCTCGACACGACGTGATGAACGAGTATCTGCGGCATGTCTCC
- the ahcY gene encoding adenosylhomocysteinase: MTSTLPASASGTPSETRPSTLAEGDFKVADLSLAEFGRKEIQLAEHEMPGLMAIRREFAEAQPLAGARITGSLHMTIQTAVLIETLVALGAQVRWASCNIFSTQDHAAAAIVVGPNGTAEAPAGVPVYAWKGETLPEYWWCTEQVLAWPDGQGPNMILDDGGDATLLVHKGAEFERAGAVPPVESADSEEYGVILELLHRSLAEDGQRWTRISAGIKGVTEETTTGVHRLYEMHRAGTLLFPAINVNDSVTKSKFDNKYGCRHSLIDGINRATDVLIGGKMAVVMGYGDVGKGCAESLRGQGARVVVTEVDPICALQAAMDGYQVATLDDVVEQADIFITATGCFDVITNEHMARMKHQAIVGNIGHFDNEIDMAGLAKRSDVERINIKPQVDLWRFADGHAIIVLSEGRLLNLGNATGHPSFVMSNSFANQTIAQIELFTKTEEYPIGVYVLPKHLDEKVARLHLGALGAKLSTLTKEQAAYLGVSTEGPFKPDHYRY; encoded by the coding sequence ATGACCAGCACCCTCCCGGCGTCCGCCAGCGGCACCCCGTCCGAGACCCGGCCGAGCACGCTCGCCGAAGGCGACTTCAAGGTGGCGGATCTGTCGCTCGCCGAGTTCGGGCGTAAGGAGATCCAGCTCGCCGAGCACGAGATGCCCGGCCTGATGGCGATCCGTCGGGAGTTCGCCGAGGCGCAGCCGCTCGCCGGCGCGCGGATCACCGGCTCGCTGCACATGACCATCCAGACCGCCGTTCTGATCGAGACGCTGGTCGCGCTCGGAGCGCAGGTGCGCTGGGCGTCCTGCAACATTTTCTCCACCCAGGACCACGCCGCCGCGGCGATCGTCGTCGGCCCGAACGGCACCGCCGAGGCTCCGGCCGGCGTGCCGGTGTACGCGTGGAAGGGCGAGACCCTTCCGGAGTACTGGTGGTGCACCGAGCAGGTGCTGGCCTGGCCGGACGGGCAGGGCCCGAACATGATCCTCGACGACGGTGGTGACGCCACCCTGCTCGTGCACAAGGGTGCCGAGTTCGAGCGGGCCGGGGCGGTCCCGCCGGTCGAGTCCGCCGACTCCGAGGAGTACGGGGTCATCCTGGAGCTGCTGCACCGCTCGCTTGCCGAGGACGGCCAGCGCTGGACCCGGATCTCCGCCGGCATCAAGGGCGTGACCGAGGAGACCACCACGGGCGTGCACCGGCTCTACGAGATGCACCGCGCGGGCACCCTGCTCTTCCCGGCCATCAACGTCAACGACTCGGTGACCAAGAGCAAGTTCGACAACAAGTACGGCTGCCGGCACTCGCTGATCGATGGCATCAACCGGGCCACCGACGTGCTGATCGGCGGCAAGATGGCCGTCGTGATGGGCTACGGCGACGTGGGCAAGGGTTGCGCCGAGTCGCTGCGTGGCCAGGGCGCCCGGGTCGTCGTGACCGAGGTGGACCCGATCTGCGCGTTGCAGGCAGCGATGGACGGTTACCAGGTCGCCACGTTGGACGACGTCGTCGAGCAGGCGGACATCTTCATCACCGCCACCGGTTGCTTCGACGTCATCACGAACGAGCACATGGCCCGGATGAAGCACCAGGCCATCGTCGGCAACATCGGCCACTTCGACAACGAGATCGACATGGCCGGTCTGGCCAAGCGTTCCGACGTCGAGCGGATCAACATCAAGCCGCAGGTCGACCTGTGGCGCTTCGCCGACGGCCACGCCATCATCGTGCTGTCCGAGGGCCGCCTGCTGAACCTGGGCAACGCGACCGGCCACCCGAGCTTCGTGATGTCGAACTCGTTCGCCAACCAGACGATCGCCCAGATCGAGCTCTTCACCAAGACCGAGGAGTACCCGATCGGCGTCTACGTGCTGCCCAAGCACCTGGACGAGAAGGTGGCCCGGCTGCACCTGGGCGCGCTCGGCGCCAAGCTGAGCACGCTGACCAAGGAGCAGGCCGCATACCTGGGTGTCTCCACCGAGGGTCCGTTCAAGCCGGATCACTACCGCTACTGA
- a CDS encoding SIS domain-containing protein, which translates to MIDGTAGVSGRRDADEALLDNPEALAEHDPGGMLRHTASAGAQVRESAALAAEANLGVLADDGRPRAVVIAGIGTAGRTGDVLATVAGPRCPVPIIGHRSAGVPGWVGAADVVIAVSASGRSPEALGAAEAAHRRGARLVAVGAPDSQLQSIAEQARAPFIPVPRRAPARASLWALTVPVLLAARSLGLVKVNEADLAETAARLDADADRCRSAAESFVNPAKSLALGLAGSIPIVWGSSPLATVAARRFGDTLSANARYPVVTGALGEAGRGRVGLLDGVFGGLAEGERDIFADPAEDDGEGTRLRLVLLRDGGLNAEEDTDEPLAVEERRADAVQTLAERRGVRCDVVTAEGGSALERLASLIAVPDFASIYLALAHGLDPMAVPAITEMKELSNQ; encoded by the coding sequence ATGATCGACGGTACGGCCGGGGTCAGCGGACGCCGCGACGCTGACGAGGCCCTGCTCGACAACCCGGAGGCGCTGGCCGAGCACGACCCGGGCGGCATGCTCCGGCACACGGCGTCGGCAGGTGCGCAGGTCCGCGAGAGCGCCGCACTGGCCGCCGAGGCGAACCTGGGGGTGCTCGCCGACGACGGGCGCCCACGAGCCGTGGTGATCGCTGGCATCGGCACCGCGGGGCGTACCGGAGACGTGCTGGCCACGGTCGCCGGGCCGCGCTGCCCGGTCCCGATCATCGGGCACCGCAGCGCCGGCGTGCCCGGTTGGGTGGGCGCGGCCGACGTGGTGATCGCGGTGAGCGCGTCCGGTCGTAGCCCGGAGGCGCTTGGCGCCGCCGAGGCGGCGCACCGGCGTGGTGCCCGGCTGGTCGCCGTGGGTGCCCCCGACTCGCAGTTGCAGTCGATCGCCGAGCAGGCCCGCGCGCCGTTCATCCCGGTGCCCCGGCGTGCCCCGGCGCGGGCCAGCCTCTGGGCGCTCACCGTGCCTGTCCTGCTCGCGGCCCGTTCCCTCGGGCTCGTGAAGGTCAACGAGGCGGACCTGGCGGAGACCGCGGCCCGACTCGACGCGGACGCCGACCGCTGCCGGTCGGCGGCGGAGTCCTTCGTCAACCCGGCGAAGTCACTGGCCCTGGGTCTGGCCGGCTCGATCCCGATCGTCTGGGGCTCGTCCCCGCTGGCCACCGTGGCCGCCCGCCGGTTCGGCGACACCCTGTCGGCCAACGCCCGCTACCCGGTGGTCACCGGAGCGCTCGGTGAGGCCGGTCGGGGCCGGGTCGGGCTGCTCGACGGCGTCTTCGGCGGCCTGGCTGAGGGGGAGCGGGACATCTTCGCCGACCCGGCGGAGGACGACGGGGAGGGCACTCGGCTGCGGCTGGTGCTGTTGCGCGACGGCGGGCTCAACGCCGAAGAGGACACCGACGAGCCTCTCGCCGTCGAGGAGCGCCGCGCGGACGCGGTGCAGACCCTCGCCGAGCGCCGCGGCGTCCGGTGTGACGTGGTGACCGCCGAGGGCGGCTCCGCGCTGGAACGGCTGGCCTCGTTGATCGCGGTACCGGACTTCGCCTCGATCTACCTTGCCCTGGCTCACGGGCTGGACCCGATGGCCGTGCCGGCCATCACCGAAATGAAGGAGCTGTCGAACCAGTGA
- the efeU gene encoding iron uptake transporter permease EfeU — protein sequence MFATYLIGLREGLEATLVVSILVAFLVKSQRRDRLPQVWAGVGLAVALSVLFGWLIEYTSTSLLSRYEDRELFEAITSVAAVVFVTWMIFWMRRAARSIAGELRGKLTEALAVGSLAVAGMAFLAVIREGLETTLIFYSAAQGAAGDSGPLLALIGGIVTAVVLGVLLYASALRINLSKFFTWTGALLILVAAGILKYGVHDFQEAGVLPGLNDLAFDITSTLDPSTWYAALLAGMFNVTPAPSVLETIAWVVYAVPVLLLFLRPARRKSAPAPAATETTTTVTERGADTGTEAEAEAASTPQRA from the coding sequence ATGTTCGCCACCTACCTGATCGGTCTGCGGGAAGGCCTGGAAGCCACCCTGGTGGTCAGCATCCTGGTCGCCTTCCTGGTCAAGTCGCAGCGCCGGGACCGGCTGCCGCAGGTCTGGGCCGGCGTCGGCCTGGCCGTGGCACTCTCGGTGCTCTTCGGCTGGCTGATCGAGTACACGTCGACCTCACTCCTGTCCCGCTACGAGGACCGGGAGTTGTTCGAGGCGATCACCTCCGTCGCCGCCGTGGTCTTCGTCACCTGGATGATCTTCTGGATGCGCCGGGCTGCCCGGAGCATCGCCGGTGAGTTGCGGGGCAAGCTCACGGAGGCGCTGGCCGTCGGGTCGCTCGCGGTCGCTGGCATGGCCTTCCTCGCGGTGATCCGCGAGGGCCTGGAGACCACGCTGATCTTCTACTCGGCCGCCCAGGGTGCGGCCGGCGACAGCGGGCCGCTGCTCGCGTTGATCGGCGGCATCGTCACGGCGGTGGTGCTCGGCGTGCTGCTCTACGCCAGCGCCCTGCGGATCAACCTCAGCAAGTTCTTCACCTGGACCGGCGCGCTGCTGATCCTGGTCGCCGCCGGCATCCTCAAGTACGGCGTCCACGACTTCCAGGAGGCGGGTGTCCTGCCCGGCCTGAACGACCTGGCCTTCGACATCACCAGCACGCTCGACCCGAGCACCTGGTACGCCGCCCTGCTCGCCGGCATGTTCAACGTGACGCCCGCGCCCAGCGTGCTGGAAACGATCGCCTGGGTCGTGTACGCCGTGCCGGTCCTCCTGCTGTTCCTGCGACCGGCCCGGCGTAAGTCGGCACCCGCGCCAGCAGCCACCGAGACCACCACCACCGTCACCGAGCGCGGGGCCGACACCGGCACCGAGGCCGAGGCCGAGGCGGCGTCCACGCCGCAGCGTGCCTGA
- the manA gene encoding mannose-6-phosphate isomerase, class I — protein MEPLYGPIRDYAWGSRSAIALLQGRAVPSAGPEAELWLGAHPGAPARVDRAGLRVSLCDLVRDEPGQWLGQRVSERFGSRLPFLLKVLAADAPLSLQAHPDAEQARAGFAAEQARAVFAAQAGRPEGERNYSDPHHKPELLVALTPFEALCGFRDPAESAEALAAFDVPELTPVVTALRAGPAGLRTAVRTLLGWPVEERAELLGSVLAASADGPDAELVRRLAKAYPADPGALVALLLHHVRLVPGEAIWMPAGNLHAYLSGCGVEIMAASDNVLRGGLTPKRVDVDELLRVLRFEVLDDPVRAAQPVGPGVDWWPVPVDDFALHRVRVGAAVPSVTLPLPGPRVVLCSGGSITVDDGAGALTLASGEAAIGTGAGEPLRISGAGEGYVATSGLR, from the coding sequence GTGGAGCCACTGTACGGACCGATCCGGGACTACGCCTGGGGGTCCCGCTCGGCCATCGCCCTCCTGCAGGGGCGGGCGGTGCCCAGCGCCGGCCCGGAGGCAGAGCTGTGGTTGGGCGCCCACCCGGGCGCGCCGGCCAGGGTGGACCGCGCCGGCCTGCGGGTGAGCCTCTGCGACCTGGTGCGGGACGAGCCGGGGCAGTGGCTCGGCCAGCGGGTGTCCGAGCGGTTCGGCAGCCGGCTGCCGTTCCTGCTCAAGGTCCTCGCGGCCGACGCTCCGCTGAGCTTGCAGGCACACCCGGACGCCGAGCAGGCCCGTGCGGGCTTCGCGGCGGAGCAGGCCCGGGCCGTCTTCGCGGCGCAGGCGGGGCGGCCCGAGGGGGAGCGCAACTACTCCGACCCGCACCACAAGCCGGAGTTGCTGGTCGCGCTCACCCCGTTCGAGGCGCTGTGCGGCTTCCGGGACCCGGCCGAGTCGGCCGAGGCGCTCGCCGCGTTCGACGTACCGGAGTTGACGCCGGTGGTCACCGCGTTGCGGGCCGGGCCGGCGGGGTTGCGGACGGCGGTGCGGACGTTGCTCGGCTGGCCGGTCGAGGAGCGTGCCGAGCTGCTGGGTTCGGTGCTGGCGGCGTCGGCCGACGGCCCGGACGCGGAGCTGGTCCGCCGGCTGGCCAAGGCCTACCCGGCGGATCCGGGCGCGCTGGTGGCGCTGCTGCTGCACCATGTGCGGCTGGTGCCGGGAGAAGCGATCTGGATGCCGGCCGGAAACCTGCACGCCTACCTGAGCGGCTGCGGAGTGGAGATCATGGCGGCCAGCGACAACGTGCTGCGTGGCGGCCTGACCCCGAAGCGGGTGGACGTCGACGAGTTGCTGCGGGTGCTGCGCTTCGAGGTGCTCGACGATCCGGTGCGGGCCGCGCAGCCGGTCGGCCCGGGTGTGGACTGGTGGCCGGTGCCGGTGGACGACTTCGCGTTGCACCGGGTGCGCGTCGGTGCGGCCGTGCCCTCGGTCACGCTGCCGCTGCCCGGTCCCCGGGTGGTGCTCTGCAGCGGCGGCTCGATCACCGTGGACGACGGTGCCGGTGCGTTGACGCTGGCGTCCGGCGAGGCGGCGATCGGTACGGGGGCCGGCGAGCCGCTGCGGATCAGCGGCGCGGGTGAGGGGTACGTGGCGACCTCCGGGTTGCGGTGA
- the efeO gene encoding iron uptake system protein EfeO, producing the protein MRTTRFFALAAVGVLATAGVTACSDSDKGDPAAAGGPIAVKATDTACEVGTTDLGAGTATFKITNSGAKVTEFYVYADGDRVMGEVENIAPGLSRELHVELPAGTYQTACKPGMSGKGIRGALKVSGSAQPLTADAALGGATENYQRYVKSQTAALLDKTEEFVAAVKAGDVAKSKALYPVARTYWERIEPVAEIFGDLDPKIDGREEVIEEGMEFTGFHRIEKDLWQSGDISKDGPIADRLLVDVKEIVAKANAEKLSPLQLANGAKELLDEVASGKITGEEDRYSHTDLWDFAANLEGSKAAVSALRPALEQRAPELVKQLDTEFANVEALLGKHRDGDGWKLHTALNKTELRELSDGINALAEPISKVAAAVAK; encoded by the coding sequence ATGCGTACCACCCGATTCTTCGCGCTGGCCGCCGTCGGTGTGCTGGCGACGGCCGGTGTGACCGCCTGCTCCGACTCCGACAAGGGCGACCCGGCCGCGGCCGGCGGCCCGATCGCGGTCAAGGCGACGGACACCGCCTGTGAGGTCGGCACCACCGACCTGGGCGCCGGTACCGCCACCTTCAAGATCACCAACTCGGGTGCGAAGGTGACCGAGTTCTACGTGTACGCCGACGGCGACCGCGTGATGGGTGAGGTGGAGAACATCGCCCCCGGGCTGAGCCGTGAGCTGCACGTGGAGTTGCCGGCCGGCACGTACCAGACGGCCTGCAAGCCCGGGATGAGCGGCAAGGGCATCCGGGGTGCGCTCAAGGTCAGCGGGTCGGCGCAGCCGCTCACCGCCGATGCCGCGCTGGGTGGTGCCACCGAGAACTACCAGCGCTACGTCAAGAGCCAGACCGCCGCGCTGCTGGACAAGACCGAGGAGTTCGTCGCCGCGGTCAAGGCCGGTGACGTGGCGAAGTCCAAGGCGCTCTACCCGGTCGCCCGCACCTACTGGGAGCGGATCGAGCCGGTGGCCGAGATCTTCGGCGACCTCGACCCCAAGATCGACGGCCGCGAAGAGGTCATCGAGGAGGGGATGGAGTTCACTGGTTTCCACCGGATCGAGAAGGACCTCTGGCAGTCCGGCGACATCAGCAAGGACGGCCCGATCGCCGACCGCCTGCTGGTGGACGTCAAGGAGATCGTGGCCAAGGCCAACGCCGAGAAGCTCTCCCCGCTCCAGCTCGCCAACGGTGCCAAGGAACTCCTCGACGAGGTGGCCAGCGGCAAGATCACTGGTGAGGAGGACCGCTACTCGCACACCGACCTGTGGGACTTCGCCGCCAACCTCGAAGGTTCCAAGGCCGCCGTGTCCGCTCTCCGTCCGGCATTGGAGCAGCGCGCTCCGGAGCTGGTCAAGCAGTTGGACACCGAGTTCGCCAACGTCGAGGCGCTGCTCGGCAAGCACCGCGACGGTGACGGGTGGAAGCTGCACACCGCGTTGAACAAGACCGAGCTCAGGGAGCTCTCCGACGGCATCAACGCGCTTGCCGAGCCGATCAGCAAGGTCGCCGCGGCCGTCGCGAAGTGA
- a CDS encoding phosphomannomutase/phosphoglucomutase, with protein sequence MSDLSQIVKAYDVRGTVPDQWDERVAEALGAAFTQLLNSTEEPGDAVVVGYDMRATSPGLAAAFAAGVRAEGRSVIEIGLASTDLLYFASGSLDLPGAMFTASHNPAQYNGIKMCRSGARPIGQESGLAEIRERAQALLDSGEARPAGEPTRPAERRDLLPDYAGYLRKLVDLSGIRPLKVVVDAGNGMGGFTVPTVLGDAALSPLPLEIVPLYFELDGTFPNHEANPLDPANLVDLQRAVVEHGADIGLAFDGDADRCFVVDERGEPVSPSAITALVAARELAKHPGSTVIHGLITSSAVAEIIREHGGQPVVARVGHSFIKAEMARTNAVFGGEHSAHYYFRDFWFADTGMLAAMHTLAALGEQSLPLSVLAGEYERYIASGEINSTVADQAAAVAEVRAAYPDAVADEMDGLTLRFPDGAWFNLRASNTEPLLRLNVEAPTRDRMVSLRDDVLDRVRR encoded by the coding sequence GTGTCTGATCTGTCCCAGATTGTGAAGGCGTACGACGTCCGAGGGACGGTGCCGGACCAGTGGGACGAGCGGGTCGCCGAGGCACTGGGAGCCGCGTTCACCCAACTGCTCAACTCCACCGAGGAGCCGGGCGACGCGGTCGTCGTCGGGTACGACATGCGGGCCACCTCGCCCGGGCTGGCCGCCGCGTTCGCCGCCGGCGTACGAGCCGAGGGGCGCTCGGTGATCGAGATCGGGCTCGCGTCCACCGACCTGCTCTACTTCGCCTCCGGCTCGCTCGACCTGCCCGGTGCGATGTTCACCGCCAGCCACAATCCCGCGCAGTACAACGGCATCAAGATGTGCCGCTCCGGCGCCCGTCCGATCGGCCAGGAGAGCGGTCTGGCGGAGATCCGGGAGCGGGCCCAGGCCCTTCTGGACTCGGGCGAAGCTCGTCCGGCCGGTGAGCCGACCCGACCCGCCGAGCGACGCGATCTGCTCCCCGACTACGCCGGCTACCTGCGCAAGCTGGTCGATCTCTCGGGCATCCGGCCGTTGAAGGTGGTCGTCGACGCCGGCAACGGGATGGGTGGCTTCACCGTTCCGACCGTGCTGGGCGACGCGGCCCTGTCGCCGCTGCCGCTGGAGATCGTGCCGCTCTACTTCGAGTTGGACGGCACCTTCCCCAACCACGAGGCCAACCCACTGGACCCGGCGAACCTGGTCGACCTCCAGCGCGCGGTGGTCGAGCACGGGGCCGACATCGGGTTGGCCTTCGACGGTGACGCCGACCGGTGCTTCGTGGTGGACGAGCGCGGCGAGCCGGTCTCGCCGTCGGCGATCACCGCCCTCGTCGCCGCGCGTGAGCTGGCCAAGCACCCGGGTTCCACGGTGATCCACGGTCTGATCACCTCCAGCGCCGTCGCGGAGATCATCCGTGAGCATGGTGGGCAGCCGGTCGTCGCCCGGGTCGGGCACTCCTTCATCAAGGCGGAGATGGCCCGGACCAACGCCGTCTTCGGCGGCGAGCACTCCGCGCACTACTACTTCCGGGACTTCTGGTTCGCCGACACCGGGATGCTCGCGGCGATGCACACCCTGGCCGCGTTGGGCGAGCAGTCGCTGCCGCTGTCCGTGTTGGCCGGCGAGTACGAGCGCTACATCGCCTCCGGTGAGATCAACTCGACGGTGGCCGACCAGGCGGCGGCGGTGGCCGAGGTGCGGGCCGCGTACCCCGACGCGGTGGCCGACGAGATGGACGGGCTGACGCTGCGTTTCCCCGACGGCGCCTGGTTCAACCTGCGCGCCTCCAACACGGAGCCGCTGCTGCGGCTCAACGTCGAGGCGCCCACCCGGGATCGGATGGTATCGCTCCGGGACGACGTGCTCGACCGCGTTCGCCGATAA